Proteins from a single region of Corynebacterium pseudogenitalium:
- a CDS encoding glycosyltransferase yields the protein MTGTGTAHLKSSGSTAAVIVTHKRVEMLRHSLEQVVNQTHPVQWVIVVDNGAEQAVQELLQELAGDRAVYLPSKTNLGGAGGFAYGFLTALALGADAIWCADDDGRPADHGVLEELYRVAEQHRLHEVSPVVANIGDPAKLAFPLRQGLEWKRTTAELEGSFLPDYASLFNGALISAEAMERIGVPDYRLFIRGDEVEYHRRLSQSGLRYGTALTTKYLHPDGSGEFHPIMGGRAHAQWPDNESKRYFTYRNRGYIINQQGMKKMKLQEVVRFGWFFLVERKDPKGFLQWLRLLRMGAREDFRRP from the coding sequence ATGACTGGAACTGGAACGGCACACCTGAAAAGTAGTGGTTCGACGGCGGCGGTGATCGTGACGCATAAGCGTGTCGAGATGCTGCGACATTCCCTGGAGCAGGTGGTGAACCAGACGCACCCGGTGCAGTGGGTGATCGTGGTGGATAACGGCGCTGAGCAGGCTGTTCAGGAACTGCTGCAGGAGTTGGCTGGGGATCGGGCGGTGTATTTGCCGTCGAAGACGAATCTGGGTGGTGCTGGCGGGTTCGCGTATGGCTTTTTGACGGCGCTGGCGTTGGGGGCGGACGCGATTTGGTGCGCGGACGATGATGGTCGGCCGGCGGACCACGGCGTGTTGGAGGAGCTGTATCGTGTGGCGGAGCAGCACCGGCTGCATGAGGTGAGCCCGGTCGTGGCGAATATTGGGGATCCGGCGAAGTTGGCGTTTCCCCTGCGTCAGGGCTTGGAGTGGAAGCGGACGACGGCTGAGTTGGAGGGCTCGTTCTTGCCGGATTATGCGTCCTTATTTAATGGGGCGTTGATCTCGGCGGAGGCGATGGAGCGGATTGGTGTGCCGGATTATCGCCTGTTTATTCGGGGTGATGAGGTGGAGTATCACCGGCGTTTGTCGCAGTCGGGGCTGCGGTATGGCACGGCGTTGACGACGAAGTATTTGCACCCGGATGGGTCGGGCGAGTTCCACCCGATTATGGGTGGTCGGGCGCATGCGCAGTGGCCGGATAATGAGTCGAAAAGGTATTTCACGTATCGGAATCGCGGCTACATCATTAATCAGCAGGGTATGAAGAAGATGAAGCTGCAGGAAGTGGTGCGCTTCGGGTGGTTCTTCCTGGTGGAGCGGAAGGATCCGAAGGGCTTCCTGCAGTGGCTGCGTCTGCTGCGGATGGGGGCGCGGGAGGACTTTAGGCGTCCTTAA
- a CDS encoding ABC transporter ATP-binding protein — protein MVSIDTYNACVDFPIFDAKSRSLKKAVMSSAGGKIGKNASNTVVVEALKDINLHLREGDRVGLVGHNGAGKSTLLRLLSGIYEPTRGVADVRGRVAPVFDLGVGMDPEISGYENIIIRGLFLGQTRKQMKAKMDEIAEFSELGDYLSMPLRTYSTGMRVRLALGVVTSIEPEILLLDEGIGAVDSAFMAKARVRLAELVERSGILVFASHSNDFLAQLCNTALWVDKGEIRKAGLVSEVVGAYEGPEAGQYVDDLVTRFQAE, from the coding sequence ATGGTTTCCATCGATACCTACAACGCCTGCGTCGACTTCCCAATTTTCGACGCCAAATCCCGCTCACTCAAAAAGGCAGTCATGTCCTCCGCCGGTGGCAAAATCGGCAAGAATGCCTCCAACACCGTGGTCGTCGAAGCACTCAAGGACATCAACCTCCACCTGCGCGAAGGCGACCGCGTGGGACTAGTCGGCCACAACGGCGCCGGCAAATCCACGTTGCTACGTTTGCTCTCCGGCATCTACGAACCAACCCGCGGCGTCGCCGACGTCCGCGGCCGCGTCGCCCCCGTCTTCGACCTCGGCGTCGGCATGGACCCCGAAATCTCCGGCTACGAAAACATCATCATCCGCGGCCTCTTCCTCGGCCAAACCCGCAAACAGATGAAAGCCAAAATGGACGAAATCGCCGAATTTTCCGAACTCGGCGACTACCTCTCCATGCCACTACGCACCTACTCCACCGGCATGCGCGTCCGCCTAGCCCTGGGCGTGGTCACCTCCATCGAACCGGAAATCCTGCTCCTTGACGAAGGCATCGGCGCCGTTGACTCCGCCTTCATGGCCAAAGCCCGCGTCCGGTTGGCCGAACTCGTCGAGCGCTCCGGCATCCTCGTCTTCGCCTCCCACTCCAACGACTTCCTGGCGCAGTTGTGCAACACCGCCCTGTGGGTGGACAAGGGCGAAATCAGGAAAGCCGGCCTGGTCTCCGAGGTCGTCGGCGCCTACGAAGGCCCCGAAGCCGGCCAGTACGTCGACGACCTGGTCACGCGGTTCCAGGCGGAGTAG
- a CDS encoding ABC transporter permease — protein sequence MHNTNQLRNDVARMTSEPHHDDAPKSQSKTLKLAFRDLIRGWGQHELWLQLGWQDIKQRYRRSTLGPLWITIATGVMALALGLLYSMLFQISVREFLPHVTVGFIVWGFISGCIKDGAEVFIENEGLIKQLPSALSVHVYRLVWRQLLFLAHNLVIWVILVIAFRIHLGWQVLLAIPAMALLVVNGVWVTMLFGIIATRFRDVAPLLEALVQLLFYVTPIVWTTHTLKEQGGDVAKRAMLAEINPLYHYLEIVRAPMIGQELAGYHWIVVGVCTIIGLLLALLAMRQMRFRVPYWV from the coding sequence GTGCACAATACAAACCAGCTCCGAAACGACGTCGCAAGGATGACCTCCGAGCCACACCACGACGACGCTCCGAAATCACAGTCGAAAACACTGAAGCTGGCATTCCGCGACCTCATCCGCGGATGGGGCCAGCACGAACTCTGGCTCCAACTAGGCTGGCAGGACATCAAACAGCGCTACCGACGCTCCACCCTCGGACCGCTCTGGATCACCATCGCCACCGGCGTGATGGCGCTCGCCCTCGGCCTCCTCTACTCCATGCTGTTCCAAATCAGCGTGCGCGAATTCCTCCCACACGTCACCGTCGGCTTCATCGTCTGGGGATTCATCTCCGGCTGCATCAAAGACGGCGCGGAAGTCTTCATCGAAAACGAAGGCCTGATCAAGCAGCTACCGTCGGCACTGTCGGTCCACGTGTACCGCCTCGTGTGGCGCCAACTCCTCTTCCTGGCCCACAACCTGGTCATCTGGGTCATCCTGGTCATCGCGTTCCGCATTCACCTCGGCTGGCAAGTCCTGCTCGCCATCCCGGCGATGGCGCTCCTCGTGGTCAACGGCGTGTGGGTGACCATGCTCTTCGGCATCATCGCCACCCGATTCAGGGACGTCGCCCCACTCCTGGAAGCACTCGTGCAGCTGCTGTTCTACGTCACCCCGATCGTCTGGACCACCCACACGCTCAAGGAGCAAGGCGGCGACGTCGCTAAGCGAGCCATGCTCGCCGAAATCAACCCCCTCTACCACTACCTCGAGATCGTGCGCGCCCCCATGATCGGCCAAGAACTCGCCGGCTACCACTGGATCGTCGTCGGCGTCTGCACCATCATCGGCCTGCTGCTCGCCCTGCTCGCCATGCGCCAAATGCGCTTCCGCGTGCCGTACTGGGTCTAA
- a CDS encoding aminotransferase class V-fold PLP-dependent enzyme: protein MHNDWKCCLEEVVVSLQSYDVASVRGLYTSLSDGWTYMNAHDCPQIPERVSAAVARSFRMSTAVARPEPRVGSHARPTVGVPEGQSFLFDARSAIADLCNVSPERVVLGPSLPVLYSALVLAMRPLFRHRSSVVVCNADRPVLTDALARCAEDAQLRWAQTDLATGDVPAWQFGELVDGSTRLVAVPAAHEVLGSVVRVADIADTVRDRSRAWVLADVSAYAPYYLMDFDSFGADILGIDVAELGGPQVAALVFRDEAMFGRLDMSALQLDVSTGLAGGVSAIVDHYARLVEEPGRRKTRRNRLEFSMGLTQRYMRGLRDDLHTFLGTLPSVHIVGVSGEAAEGSRMEHTPRLVFGVHGVPAETVHQRLFANGIVSTPAPTTPLLQDMGVAEMGGAVAVGLGPFNTEVDIEQLIRTVASLA from the coding sequence GTGCATAATGATTGGAAGTGTTGCCTGGAGGAGGTCGTGGTGTCGTTGCAGTCGTATGACGTTGCTAGTGTGCGTGGGCTGTACACCTCCCTTTCTGACGGCTGGACCTACATGAATGCGCATGATTGTCCGCAGATTCCGGAGCGGGTGTCGGCGGCGGTTGCGCGTTCGTTCCGTATGTCGACGGCGGTTGCGCGCCCGGAGCCGCGGGTCGGCTCGCATGCTCGCCCGACTGTCGGTGTGCCCGAGGGGCAAAGTTTTCTTTTCGACGCCCGCTCCGCCATCGCCGACCTGTGTAACGTTTCGCCTGAGCGTGTGGTGTTGGGGCCGTCGCTTCCGGTGTTGTATTCGGCGTTGGTGTTGGCGATGCGCCCGCTGTTTCGGCACCGGTCGTCGGTGGTGGTGTGTAATGCGGACCGCCCGGTGTTGACGGACGCGTTGGCGCGCTGCGCGGAGGATGCGCAGCTGCGTTGGGCGCAGACGGATCTAGCGACTGGCGATGTGCCTGCCTGGCAGTTCGGCGAGCTGGTGGACGGTTCGACGCGCCTGGTGGCGGTCCCTGCTGCGCATGAGGTGCTGGGGTCTGTGGTCCGCGTGGCGGACATTGCGGACACGGTGCGGGATCGTTCCCGCGCGTGGGTGCTCGCGGACGTCTCGGCGTACGCGCCGTATTACCTGATGGACTTCGATAGCTTCGGCGCGGATATTTTGGGCATTGACGTCGCGGAGCTCGGCGGGCCGCAGGTGGCGGCGCTGGTGTTCCGGGATGAGGCGATGTTCGGCAGGCTGGATATGTCGGCGTTGCAGCTCGACGTATCGACGGGCCTCGCCGGCGGGGTGTCCGCCATCGTCGATCACTACGCGCGCCTGGTGGAGGAGCCGGGGCGCCGCAAGACCCGCCGCAACCGGTTGGAGTTCTCGATGGGGCTGACGCAGCGCTACATGCGCGGCCTGCGCGACGACCTGCACACCTTCCTGGGCACATTGCCGTCGGTGCACATCGTGGGTGTGTCCGGCGAGGCCGCTGAGGGTTCGCGCATGGAGCACACCCCGCGCCTGGTCTTCGGTGTGCACGGCGTGCCGGCAGAGACGGTGCACCAGCGGCTGTTCGCCAACGGCATCGTATCGACGCCCGCCCCGACCACACCGCTACTGCAGGACATGGGTGTCGCCGAGATGGGCGGCGCGGTCGCCGTCGGGCTGGGTCCCTTCAATACGGAAGTGGACATCGAGCAGCTGATCCGCACCGTGGCCTCCCTGGCCTAA
- a CDS encoding NAD(P)H-quinone oxidoreductase: protein MSTQNTQNTKTMQAIVQTDTSDPQALELTTVPLPELKEGEVLVKVHAAGVNRGDLMQAKGMYPPPKGESEIMGLECAGTIADPGTTGRQPGEEVGCLLAGGGYAEYVAVPEGQLTPKPTNLTLTETAGVVEAAATVWSNLGMVAGLQSGDKVLIHGGAGGIGSFAIQLCKAMGCEVAVTAGSAEKLEYCRQLGADRLINYKEQRFEEELAGWADIILDVIGGSYLEANIKSLAVDGRLVVIGLQGGPKGTLSLGRMLTRRQSVHATTLRARPRPMKAVIVASTVEHVWPLIEAGHITPNISRTFPLIDARCAHSYLNSGEHTGKVVLEVETA from the coding sequence ATGAGCACACAGAACACACAGAACACGAAGACTATGCAGGCCATCGTCCAGACTGATACCTCGGATCCGCAGGCACTCGAGCTGACAACCGTTCCCCTCCCGGAGCTGAAGGAGGGTGAGGTGCTGGTGAAAGTGCACGCCGCGGGTGTGAATCGCGGGGACTTGATGCAGGCGAAGGGGATGTACCCGCCGCCGAAGGGCGAGTCGGAAATTATGGGGTTGGAGTGCGCGGGCACCATCGCCGATCCGGGCACGACCGGCCGCCAGCCGGGCGAGGAAGTCGGCTGCCTGCTGGCGGGCGGCGGCTACGCCGAGTACGTGGCGGTGCCGGAGGGCCAGCTCACGCCGAAGCCGACCAACCTCACTCTCACGGAGACCGCCGGCGTTGTGGAGGCGGCCGCCACGGTGTGGTCGAACCTGGGGATGGTCGCCGGGTTGCAGTCCGGGGACAAGGTGCTCATCCACGGCGGGGCGGGCGGCATCGGCTCCTTCGCGATCCAGCTGTGCAAAGCCATGGGCTGCGAAGTCGCCGTGACGGCGGGCAGCGCCGAGAAGCTCGAGTACTGCAGGCAGCTCGGCGCGGACAGGCTCATCAATTACAAGGAGCAGCGCTTCGAGGAGGAGCTCGCGGGCTGGGCGGACATCATCCTGGACGTCATCGGTGGCTCCTATCTGGAGGCCAACATCAAGTCGCTGGCGGTGGACGGCAGGCTCGTCGTCATTGGGCTACAAGGCGGGCCGAAGGGCACGCTGAGCCTGGGCCGTATGCTCACGCGCCGCCAATCCGTCCACGCGACCACGCTGCGCGCCCGCCCGCGCCCCATGAAGGCAGTGATCGTTGCAAGCACGGTGGAGCACGTGTGGCCACTCATTGAAGCAGGCCACATCACACCGAACATCTCCCGGACCTTCCCCCTTATCGACGCCCGCTGCGCCCACTCCTACCTCAACTCCGGCGAGCACACCGGCAAGGTAGTCCTGGAGGTCGAAACCGCTTAG
- a CDS encoding fumarylacetoacetate hydrolase family protein — translation MQLMTLRQPGGTTTAARRTGETTAVKLGFQDVGELLAQENWQDLAAADGEQVTFQDKDLAPVVPRPGKVICVGLNYANHIKEMGRELPKVPTLFIKFADALTGPYDDVNVPEWARGALDWEGELAVVIGKRARRVVEADAADYIAGYAVANDYTMRDYQYSTLQWHQGKSLEKSAGFGPWLTTRDEWAGAGQLTTRLNGEVVQNDSTSDLVFTPEFLIEYISHIYPLNPGDTILTGTPGGVGHARDPKRYVGDGDVVTIEIEGLGRISNRTVFE, via the coding sequence ATGCAACTGATGACACTTCGCCAACCCGGCGGAACCACGACCGCCGCGCGCCGCACCGGGGAAACGACCGCAGTCAAGCTCGGCTTTCAAGATGTCGGCGAGCTCCTCGCCCAAGAAAACTGGCAGGACCTTGCCGCGGCAGACGGGGAGCAGGTCACCTTCCAGGACAAGGATCTCGCGCCAGTTGTGCCTCGCCCGGGCAAGGTCATTTGTGTCGGCCTGAACTACGCGAACCACATCAAGGAAATGGGTCGTGAGCTGCCGAAAGTCCCGACGCTGTTCATTAAGTTTGCTGACGCCCTCACCGGCCCCTACGACGATGTGAACGTTCCCGAATGGGCCAGGGGAGCCCTGGATTGGGAGGGGGAGTTGGCGGTTGTGATTGGGAAGAGGGCGCGTCGAGTAGTAGAGGCGGACGCGGCTGATTACATCGCGGGCTACGCGGTGGCCAATGATTACACGATGCGCGACTACCAGTACTCCACCCTGCAGTGGCACCAGGGCAAGTCCCTGGAGAAGTCCGCGGGATTCGGGCCGTGGCTGACCACTCGCGACGAGTGGGCGGGTGCGGGGCAGCTCACGACGCGCCTCAACGGCGAGGTGGTGCAGAACGATTCGACGTCTGACCTGGTGTTTACACCGGAGTTTCTGATTGAGTACATTTCGCACATTTACCCGCTGAACCCCGGCGACACCATCTTGACTGGTACGCCGGGCGGGGTTGGGCATGCGCGCGACCCGAAGCGTTATGTGGGCGACGGGGACGTCGTCACGATTGAGATTGAGGGGTTGGGGCGCATCTCGAACCGCACTGTGTTCGAGTAG
- the mgtE gene encoding magnesium transporter, with the protein MKINDPEQLYELERRLEDHDPEIEGLSELQDQLKHVRLKDIIAMIERTDVTNGAKILRLLSPERSAVVFDVLDPAHQADMVTALGDEAVVGFFDALGAEDRVALLDELPPEVAARLMHELDEDDQRVTNVVLGYEKGTVGRTMSPEVPLVTPEMTVKEVVDNLRENVDSLETIYTVPVTDAHRTLVGIVSLRRLFQSHANQPVSEVMREAQYAYASDEAEDTARWFLSSNLLALPVVDNEHHLVGIFTYDEAHDIVEEADSEDTARLGASESLKRPYLSTPVQALVKSRIVWLLVLAVSAILTVQVLGIFEDTLEKAVVLSLFIPLLTGTGGNTGNQAATTVTRALALNDVRNRDVAKVAWREMRVGMLLGAVLGTLGFVLAGLVFGQSVGIVIGLTLLLVCTMAATVGGVMPIIAKTIGADPAVFSNPFISTFCDATGLIIYFFIAKAVLGI; encoded by the coding sequence ATGAAGATCAATGACCCCGAGCAGCTCTACGAGCTCGAGCGGCGGCTGGAGGACCACGATCCAGAGATCGAGGGGCTGTCGGAGCTCCAGGATCAGCTGAAGCACGTCCGCCTCAAGGACATTATCGCGATGATTGAGCGCACCGATGTCACAAACGGTGCGAAGATTCTGCGCCTGCTGTCGCCGGAGCGCTCTGCGGTCGTCTTCGACGTGCTGGACCCGGCGCACCAGGCAGACATGGTCACCGCACTTGGCGACGAAGCCGTCGTCGGCTTCTTCGACGCCCTTGGCGCCGAGGACCGCGTGGCCCTCCTCGACGAGCTCCCTCCCGAGGTCGCCGCCCGCCTTATGCACGAGCTCGACGAGGACGACCAGCGCGTCACCAACGTCGTCCTCGGCTACGAGAAGGGCACCGTCGGCCGCACCATGTCGCCGGAGGTGCCGCTGGTCACGCCAGAGATGACGGTCAAGGAGGTCGTCGATAATCTCCGCGAGAACGTCGACAGTCTGGAGACGATCTACACCGTCCCCGTCACGGATGCGCACCGCACGCTCGTAGGCATCGTTTCTTTACGACGCCTCTTCCAATCCCACGCCAACCAACCCGTTTCCGAGGTCATGCGGGAAGCGCAGTACGCTTACGCCTCCGACGAGGCAGAGGACACCGCGCGCTGGTTCCTGTCGTCGAACTTGCTGGCCTTGCCGGTCGTCGATAATGAGCACCACCTGGTGGGCATATTCACATACGACGAGGCTCACGACATCGTCGAGGAAGCAGACAGCGAGGACACCGCCCGCCTGGGTGCGTCCGAGTCCCTGAAGCGCCCGTACCTCTCAACGCCCGTGCAAGCCCTGGTCAAGAGCCGTATCGTCTGGTTGCTGGTGCTTGCGGTCTCCGCGATCCTGACGGTGCAGGTGCTCGGTATCTTCGAGGACACGCTTGAGAAGGCCGTCGTGTTGTCCTTATTTATCCCGCTGCTGACGGGTACCGGCGGTAATACCGGCAACCAGGCTGCCACCACCGTGACTCGCGCGCTCGCGCTCAATGACGTCCGTAACCGCGACGTGGCTAAGGTGGCGTGGCGCGAAATGCGGGTGGGGATGCTGCTCGGTGCCGTGCTTGGCACGTTGGGGTTTGTACTGGCAGGGCTGGTGTTCGGGCAGTCGGTGGGCATTGTCATTGGGTTGACGCTGCTGCTGGTCTGCACGATGGCCGCAACCGTGGGCGGTGTGATGCCAATCATCGCTAAGACCATTGGCGCCGACCCAGCCGTGTTCTCTAACCCGTTTATCTCTACGTTCTGTGACGCCACCGGTCTGATTATCTACTTCTTTATTGCGAAGGCGGTTCTGGGCATCTAA